In Paenibacillus hexagrammi, the following are encoded in one genomic region:
- a CDS encoding RraA family protein has protein sequence MAVSVCGVSVHPGDLILGDDDGVFVVNPKQAEAIGLKALEKQHREAAKRKELGYTHFG, from the coding sequence ATGGCAGTAAGTGTATGTGGCGTTAGCGTTCATCCTGGTGATCTGATCTTAGGAGACGATGACGGCGTATTCGTAGTGAATCCAAAGCAAGCCGAGGCTATCGGCCTCAAGGCTCTGGAGAAGCAGCACAGAGAAGCTGCAAAAAGAAAAGAACTGGGCTACACGCACTTCGGTTAA
- a CDS encoding MFS transporter, with product MKPIPSLFVSAALLRAAMIGTLPLIPLYVQQLSVSQANLAVLAGVTTASMGVANMMTAPYLGRLGDKLGSHRVFVYAVIGAVVSMIPQAFVQHLWQLIVLRCCTGACIGGMMPSMNVLIRKYAPAGMESRTFSYMNSAVLLGGLAGSLGMGAIATGFGLPMIFIVSAILLLMCSLWMRWHVFPVIERDREPVAMAGEREG from the coding sequence ATGAAGCCCATACCGTCTTTATTTGTATCGGCAGCTTTGTTAAGAGCCGCCATGATCGGCACTCTGCCTTTAATTCCGCTTTATGTGCAGCAGCTATCAGTAAGCCAGGCTAACCTTGCCGTATTAGCGGGCGTTACTACCGCGTCAATGGGAGTTGCAAATATGATGACGGCCCCATATCTAGGCAGGTTGGGGGATAAGCTGGGCTCTCACCGGGTATTTGTATATGCCGTGATAGGTGCTGTAGTCTCGATGATTCCGCAGGCGTTCGTCCAGCACCTCTGGCAGCTGATCGTGCTTCGCTGCTGCACGGGAGCTTGTATTGGCGGGATGATGCCGTCCATGAACGTACTGATAAGGAAATACGCTCCTGCAGGGATGGAGAGCCGTACATTCAGTTATATGAATTCCGCTGTGCTGTTGGGAGGTCTGGCCGGGTCCCTCGGCATGGGAGCCATCGCAACCGGATTCGGGCTGCCGATGATATTTATCGTCTCGGCGATATTACTTCTGATGTGCAGCTTGTGGATGCGATGGCACGTATTCCCTGTCATCGAGCGCGACCGGGAGCCTGTGGCTATGGCCGGAGAACGTGAGGGATAA
- a CDS encoding RraA family protein has translation MFRMDPRVQGVTPELLELYQEISPSTIGHVTDFGFLNGLQPLFRPIRLLGNALTVRIPHLDSTAIRHALEMAEPGDVLVIDMSGDDQRACWGEFRTYAALAKGVAGVIVSGCAADVRVITGLGFPVYSKGISALTTRSLNLEGKLTWQ, from the coding sequence ATGTTTCGCATGGATCCGCGTGTTCAGGGCGTCACGCCCGAGCTGCTTGAATTGTATCAAGAGATTAGTCCCTCGACGATTGGACATGTCACGGATTTTGGATTTTTAAACGGCCTGCAGCCGCTCTTTCGCCCCATTCGATTGCTAGGCAACGCGCTTACTGTGCGCATTCCGCACCTGGATTCGACCGCCATTCGGCATGCTCTGGAGATGGCGGAGCCAGGCGATGTACTCGTGATCGATATGTCCGGCGACGACCAGCGGGCCTGCTGGGGAGAATTCAGGACTTACGCCGCTCTTGCCAAGGGAGTAGCAGGTGTGATTGTGTCCGGCTGTGCGGCTGACGTACGCGTCATTACCGGGCTTGGGTTTCCCGTTTACTCTAAAGGAATCAGCGCTTTGACAACCCGCTCCTTGAATTTGGAGGGGAAGTTAACATGGCAGTAA
- a CDS encoding MFS transporter, with product MTLEPWKRNLHILYAGQFLAMASTSCITPFLPLYLQQLGLEDPSQVLLWSGMIYGANLLSAFLLSPVWGRLADSHGRKLMLVRSGLGMAVTITLMGIVGSPLQLLLLRFINGMMSGFGPAAVALTATNTPKERTGYALGLLHSGAVAGTICGPLLGGLLADRFGLRTVFFCTGICIGLASFIVIFGVKERFEKRRARTLEQI from the coding sequence GTGACTTTGGAACCGTGGAAGCGGAACCTGCACATCTTGTATGCCGGCCAATTCTTGGCCATGGCCTCCACAAGCTGTATCACGCCTTTTTTGCCGCTGTATCTGCAGCAACTGGGGCTTGAGGACCCTTCGCAGGTGCTCCTTTGGTCGGGAATGATCTATGGAGCCAATCTGCTCTCGGCGTTTCTGCTCTCACCTGTGTGGGGAAGGCTCGCCGACAGTCACGGCCGCAAGCTGATGCTGGTGCGTTCCGGACTGGGCATGGCGGTCACCATTACGCTCATGGGCATCGTGGGGAGCCCGCTTCAACTGCTGCTTCTGCGATTCATCAATGGAATGATGTCCGGTTTCGGCCCTGCCGCCGTAGCGTTAACCGCTACGAATACCCCAAAGGAAAGAACGGGGTACGCACTGGGTTTGCTCCATTCCGGAGCGGTCGCCGGCACCATCTGCGGCCCATTGTTAGGCGGTCTGCTAGCGGACCGTTTTGGCCTCCGCACGGTGTTCTTTTGTACCGGCATTTGTATAGGGCTTGCATCCTTCATCGTGATCTTCGGCGTCAAAGAACGATTCGAAAAAAGGAGAGCTCGAACGCTCGAACAGATTTGA
- a CDS encoding IucA/IucC family protein: MLLLRTSTDASAQSMELAESASIRALLNCYCREMGVVDPRESNAAYHEEGRTGDVRKNVFHLKLPTAGVIILGEIVYFSAMGQHRYGPELYILREGGEHRQLKLHELMALLIQEVSSQDAPDLREEHAELIQSRISNSFRKMSLHMEHYLCLEESSRKCSLDFISSEQSLFFGHPFHPYPKSTEGFDDAELAAYIPERGATFQLYYVAVSKRELHEEWLEGEAPPRVPDAEEALRQKLGDRCTDYALVPLHPWQAQYVLNQLPVRQWISKSIIIELGSYGPVVYPTSSIRTVWDPDSQYGYKLPLHVRITNLLRENTHEQASRTMDAARLLQRLNPLLTSDHFRILSETGFTGPRQESELALMASSFTVNYRPMALDAERTFVLASLLETLPDKCEPKLIQVIREQASAEIPDLSCWLERYLRISMLPLLRFWAEYGISFEAHLQNSLVTLKEGWPACCYVRDLEGVSIDRSKAAEFGWIGSILEDNSPVLYEASEAWMRTKYYYFVNHLGSLIHTIASYSSDREEKYWGIVQQLLQEQMQEQEQMQEQEQEQEQEQEQEQEQEQEQEQEQEQDAAARMRHAVEDLLFSEYLPAKANLTSCLMSRGETPLFVQIPNPMKVRS; encoded by the coding sequence ATGCTTCTGCTGCGAACGAGCACCGATGCTTCTGCACAGAGTATGGAGCTTGCTGAAAGCGCGTCAATTCGGGCTTTGCTCAATTGCTATTGCAGGGAAATGGGAGTAGTCGATCCTCGAGAATCGAACGCTGCTTACCACGAAGAGGGGCGTACAGGAGATGTAAGGAAGAACGTATTTCATTTGAAGCTGCCCACAGCTGGGGTTATCATCTTGGGCGAAATCGTTTACTTCTCAGCAATGGGCCAACATCGGTACGGACCTGAGCTGTATATACTGCGAGAAGGTGGAGAACATCGGCAACTGAAGCTGCACGAGCTGATGGCACTATTGATCCAAGAAGTAAGCTCTCAAGATGCTCCGGATTTACGGGAAGAACACGCAGAGCTGATTCAATCCCGAATCAGCAACAGCTTTCGCAAGATGAGCCTGCATATGGAGCACTATTTATGCCTGGAGGAATCAAGCCGAAAGTGTTCGCTGGACTTTATAAGCTCTGAACAAAGCTTGTTCTTCGGACATCCGTTCCATCCTTATCCCAAAAGCACGGAGGGATTCGATGATGCAGAGCTTGCTGCTTACATTCCGGAGAGGGGAGCGACCTTTCAGCTGTATTATGTTGCAGTCAGTAAACGGGAGCTGCACGAGGAGTGGCTTGAAGGTGAAGCGCCTCCTAGAGTACCGGATGCGGAAGAAGCTCTTCGGCAAAAGCTAGGTGACCGATGTACGGATTATGCGCTTGTGCCGCTGCACCCATGGCAAGCTCAATATGTGTTGAATCAGCTCCCTGTCCGTCAGTGGATCAGCAAGTCAATCATCATCGAGCTGGGTTCTTATGGCCCTGTTGTATATCCCACTTCTTCGATAAGAACAGTGTGGGATCCAGATTCACAATATGGCTATAAGCTGCCTTTGCACGTTCGAATCACCAATCTGCTTCGGGAAAACACTCACGAGCAGGCCAGTCGAACGATGGATGCAGCGAGATTGCTCCAACGGCTGAACCCATTGCTCACATCCGATCATTTTCGGATTTTATCGGAAACGGGCTTCACTGGGCCGCGTCAAGAATCCGAGCTTGCTCTGATGGCTTCCAGTTTTACCGTTAATTATCGCCCGATGGCTCTGGACGCTGAGCGTACATTTGTTTTGGCATCCCTGTTGGAGACTTTACCAGATAAGTGCGAGCCTAAGCTGATTCAAGTGATCCGTGAGCAAGCTAGTGCGGAGATTCCTGATCTGAGCTGTTGGCTCGAACGTTATCTACGGATTTCAATGCTCCCTCTGCTGCGCTTTTGGGCCGAATATGGAATTAGCTTTGAAGCTCACTTGCAAAACTCCCTTGTCACTCTGAAGGAGGGGTGGCCGGCATGCTGTTACGTGCGCGATCTGGAGGGAGTGAGCATAGACCGCAGCAAAGCCGCTGAGTTTGGTTGGATTGGCAGCATATTAGAGGACAATAGCCCGGTGCTGTATGAAGCATCCGAGGCTTGGATGAGAACGAAATACTACTACTTCGTCAATCACCTGGGTTCGTTGATTCACACGATCGCTTCTTACAGTAGCGACCGGGAAGAGAAGTACTGGGGCATTGTACAGCAACTGCTGCAGGAGCAAATGCAGGAGCAGGAGCAAATGCAGGAGCAGGAGCAGGAGCAAGAGCAAGAGCAAGAGCAAGAGCAAGAGCAAGAGCAAGAGCAAGAGCAAGAGCAAGAGCAAGATGCTGCTGCTAGAATGCGGCATGCTGTGGAGGATTTGCTCTTTAGCGAATATTTGCCGGCAAAAGCGAACCTTACAAGCTGTTTGATGTCGAGAGGAGAGACCCCTTTGTTCGTACAAATACCAAATCCGATGAAGGTCAGATCATGA
- a CDS encoding IucA/IucC family protein translates to MTYEEESISVSQQMVLEDLINAMLAEKLLEDHPSVKLLSSEEWRRRSHDDMRLAAIADELGELDDHVSVVIFVESTSEIAAGFLVKPALNHPYRLTGDNGAVKAWIGEGSQVMHTQLGPLEFMKLIAALYAHDPITIDQESLTRFMDMLDQTVQHTAWSLENARPETPVLSLLGSMSSLLAAERKAAFRDRPFHPVSKVKQGWGYEECRQYTAEFANPIKLSWMAVKREYLASGQEQSDDCLYVTPEKLLLSEEQRCRLAEVMVRRGLDAEAYVPIPVHPWQMQEVLPEKLQQEMESGICVPLQVELGEYYATSSVRSLMPESGGTCHVKLPLGMYSLGGLRYLSAIKLMNGQCAERLLRNATALDERLREQLFLCDETFWWAYLPEDRDLFADYPRHVSVMVRQYPAALIEDEDVRLFPMSTLAVASADRQGHVFDEWLAFLGAEYSEANIRLLFREVFIPYFELIFRLFKLGIMPEIHGQNCVLVWRRGKIEGLLLRDHDAVRLYVPWLNANGLEDPAYRLRPGYPNSLYHDHPEKLLAFFQMLGIQVNGCAVLTCVAKHYGIPEEVLWTELESCLEQAIVQAELPQEVERVLRSSLFEQAMWPWKQVVRPLIKQHLRVPGSMPFGQGEVPNPLHVLKTMKEKQKVEQTHASIGG, encoded by the coding sequence ATGACATACGAAGAAGAGTCAATCAGCGTCTCACAACAAATGGTGCTGGAGGATCTAATCAACGCCATGCTGGCGGAGAAGCTGCTTGAAGACCACCCGTCTGTAAAGCTGCTGTCTTCCGAGGAATGGCGCAGAAGGTCACATGACGATATGCGATTGGCTGCGATTGCAGATGAGCTTGGCGAGTTGGATGATCACGTTAGCGTCGTTATCTTTGTGGAATCAACCAGCGAAATCGCAGCAGGCTTTCTCGTCAAGCCCGCCCTGAATCATCCCTACCGGCTGACAGGAGATAATGGTGCCGTTAAAGCTTGGATCGGCGAAGGCAGCCAAGTGATGCATACACAGCTCGGACCGCTAGAGTTTATGAAGCTCATAGCGGCTTTATATGCCCATGATCCTATCACAATAGATCAGGAGAGCCTGACACGGTTCATGGATATGCTTGATCAGACCGTACAGCATACGGCTTGGTCGTTGGAGAACGCTCGACCTGAAACACCGGTTCTGTCACTCTTAGGCAGCATGTCTTCCCTGCTTGCTGCAGAACGGAAGGCTGCGTTCCGAGATCGTCCGTTTCATCCTGTATCCAAAGTGAAGCAGGGCTGGGGGTATGAGGAGTGCAGACAGTATACGGCTGAATTCGCCAATCCCATCAAGCTGAGCTGGATGGCTGTTAAGCGCGAGTATTTGGCCAGTGGACAAGAACAATCGGACGACTGTCTATACGTTACACCAGAGAAGCTATTGCTAAGTGAGGAGCAGAGATGCCGGTTGGCGGAAGTAATGGTTCGTAGAGGATTAGATGCGGAAGCTTATGTGCCCATCCCCGTACATCCTTGGCAGATGCAGGAAGTACTGCCGGAAAAGCTGCAGCAAGAAATGGAGTCCGGCATTTGTGTGCCCTTACAGGTTGAACTCGGCGAATACTACGCGACATCTTCAGTGAGATCCTTAATGCCGGAAAGCGGAGGTACCTGTCACGTGAAGCTGCCGTTGGGTATGTATTCATTAGGCGGCCTTCGGTATTTGTCGGCGATCAAGCTTATGAACGGTCAGTGCGCGGAACGGCTTCTGCGAAATGCGACGGCACTTGACGAGAGGCTGAGGGAACAGCTCTTCTTGTGCGATGAGACGTTCTGGTGGGCGTATCTGCCGGAAGACCGGGATTTATTTGCTGATTATCCGCGTCATGTATCGGTAATGGTTCGTCAATATCCGGCAGCACTCATCGAGGATGAGGATGTGCGGCTGTTTCCTATGTCTACTCTAGCTGTCGCCAGTGCCGACAGGCAGGGGCATGTGTTTGACGAATGGCTGGCTTTCCTTGGCGCTGAATACAGCGAAGCGAATATCCGGCTGCTGTTTCGAGAAGTATTTATTCCTTATTTTGAGCTGATCTTCCGGTTATTCAAGCTTGGGATCATGCCTGAAATTCATGGGCAGAATTGCGTCTTGGTGTGGAGGAGAGGAAAAATCGAAGGGCTGCTGCTTCGCGATCACGATGCCGTCCGGCTGTATGTGCCGTGGTTGAACGCGAACGGTTTGGAAGATCCGGCGTACCGACTGCGTCCCGGTTATCCCAATTCGCTATATCATGACCATCCGGAGAAACTGCTCGCTTTTTTCCAAATGCTTGGCATTCAAGTGAACGGATGTGCGGTGTTGACCTGTGTAGCCAAGCATTACGGTATTCCGGAAGAGGTGCTGTGGACGGAATTGGAGTCATGTCTTGAGCAGGCAATCGTACAAGCAGAGCTTCCTCAAGAGGTGGAGCGGGTATTGAGATCGTCTTTATTCGAACAAGCGATGTGGCCGTGGAAGCAGGTCGTCCGACCGCTGATCAAGCAGCATCTTCGGGTGCCTGGCAGCATGCCGTTCGGGCAAGGTGAGGTGCCGAATCCGCTGCATGTGCTGAAGACGATGAAAGAGAAGCAGAAGGTCGAACAAACGCATGCTTCGATAGGAGGGTAA
- a CDS encoding IucA/IucC family protein — MKSEIVSYAAFEYMGKVERRVLGQLVEAVLYEGIAVPVGGLPKEAGTSRNLALQGISAAGEPVEYRLTCTRKWTFDRFRIVRESIIRRSGEEESSARLDLFVEEVLGQVQQGEKLSMLLEELEHTLLHDVQAQMSKAASPCVDVQSSYQEIESRLDGHPYHPCYKSRIGFSLQENALYGPEFRQGLKPVWLAIASSHSEIALLSSVTYRELLEEELGSETEEHFKNVLQQRGLQADDYLFMPVHPWQWEHMIMPVCYRQIADCVIVLLGSGPDVYRAQQSIRSWSNDSVTKKATIKMALHITNTSTKRVLARHTVLNAPLVSDWLLAVTRNDETARRLGVVFLTEFAGITFDYEKLPLLTRSKAYSSIGVIWRQSVDKHLQPGESAIPLNALTYIEADQPLIDPWLQKYGVEAWTRELLNVTVTPIIHMLYAHGLAMESHAQNMVLIHREGKPMRLALKDFHDGLRFSKSHLTEPDACPALHAEPAHHRAMNRHSYMQTEDLSSVRDFVHSAFFFVCLGDLALFFNERYGVEERVFWQMTSEVIERYQGEHPQHAINFERYDLFSETIRIEQLTRRRLWKDADVEPKAVPNPLYHYRRVRGGKA; from the coding sequence ATGAAGAGTGAGATCGTATCATATGCCGCATTCGAGTACATGGGCAAGGTGGAGCGGCGTGTTCTCGGCCAATTGGTGGAAGCCGTGCTCTACGAAGGGATTGCGGTTCCAGTTGGCGGACTACCCAAGGAGGCAGGTACATCAAGAAATCTTGCTTTGCAGGGGATTTCTGCAGCAGGTGAGCCTGTGGAGTACCGGCTTACATGTACGCGCAAATGGACATTCGATCGGTTCCGCATAGTTCGGGAGTCGATCATTCGCAGATCGGGAGAGGAAGAATCTTCAGCCAGGCTTGATCTGTTCGTAGAAGAGGTACTTGGTCAGGTTCAGCAGGGGGAGAAGCTTTCTATGCTGCTCGAAGAGCTCGAACACACCTTACTCCATGATGTTCAAGCCCAAATGAGCAAAGCCGCTTCGCCCTGTGTAGATGTTCAGAGTTCATATCAGGAGATAGAAAGCCGTTTGGACGGGCATCCGTATCATCCTTGTTATAAATCACGCATTGGCTTCTCGTTGCAGGAAAATGCGCTGTACGGACCGGAGTTCCGGCAAGGACTGAAACCCGTCTGGCTGGCAATCGCTTCGTCCCACAGCGAGATCGCGCTGCTGAGTAGCGTTACCTACAGGGAACTTCTGGAGGAAGAGCTGGGGAGCGAAACCGAAGAGCATTTCAAGAACGTTCTCCAGCAGCGGGGACTGCAAGCAGATGATTATCTGTTTATGCCTGTTCATCCATGGCAGTGGGAGCACATGATCATGCCGGTCTGTTATCGGCAAATTGCCGATTGCGTTATCGTGCTGCTTGGAAGCGGCCCGGACGTTTACCGCGCACAACAATCAATCCGAAGCTGGAGCAACGATTCTGTGACGAAGAAAGCTACGATCAAAATGGCACTCCACATCACGAATACATCCACGAAGCGGGTATTGGCCAGGCACACCGTGCTGAACGCGCCTCTTGTATCCGACTGGCTGCTGGCAGTTACCCGCAATGATGAGACCGCTCGGCGGCTTGGAGTTGTATTCCTGACGGAATTTGCGGGGATCACCTTCGATTACGAGAAGCTGCCCCTGCTTACGCGCAGTAAAGCCTACAGTAGTATCGGCGTGATTTGGCGTCAAAGCGTGGATAAGCATCTGCAGCCGGGAGAGAGTGCGATACCGCTGAATGCGCTGACTTATATTGAAGCGGATCAGCCGCTAATTGATCCCTGGCTGCAGAAGTATGGTGTAGAGGCTTGGACCCGCGAGCTTCTGAACGTGACGGTAACACCGATCATTCATATGCTCTATGCGCATGGGCTCGCCATGGAATCGCACGCCCAGAATATGGTGTTGATTCATCGCGAGGGAAAGCCAATGCGTCTTGCATTAAAGGATTTTCACGACGGTTTGCGGTTTTCCAAAAGCCATTTAACTGAGCCTGACGCATGTCCTGCGCTACATGCGGAGCCAGCACATCATCGCGCTATGAACCGCCATTCTTATATGCAGACGGAGGATCTGTCCTCGGTCAGAGATTTTGTTCATAGCGCGTTTTTCTTTGTTTGTCTCGGCGACTTGGCATTGTTCTTCAACGAACGATACGGAGTGGAGGAACGAGTCTTTTGGCAAATGACGTCTGAGGTGATCGAGCGTTATCAGGGTGAGCATCCCCAACATGCCATCAACTTCGAACGGTACGATTTGTTCTCGGAAACGATTCGGATCGAACAGCTGACTCGCAGAAGATTATGGAAGGACGCTGACGTTGAACCGAAAGCGGTACCGAATCCGCTGTATCATTACCGCAGAGTGCGAGGAGGGAAAGCATGA
- a CDS encoding IucA/IucC family C-terminal-domain containing protein, which translates to MSVPSKFDHQEWDNLTEQFGVTEGSLPTKAQWLPVSHLLTASSCSEYVASLTRELSYPSSIHTASMFAKRYAFLSVVPSLYSMSVYNKEWHTALEDTFLVPSKDGKGHWLAGLHVTKSQVSSLPEDQRERNRDQVLKRLFADQISVLWRTLAEASQTPISILWENAAVRLYSLYEHKIHAALDCEGRKRAADDFQYIVTHAPAELFGESYNPFARFYRFTGEGDHSSKYRTRTTCCFYFQVSAVNEYCQACPKLKRQRRGT; encoded by the coding sequence ATGAGCGTGCCTTCCAAGTTTGATCATCAGGAATGGGACAATTTGACCGAACAATTTGGTGTGACGGAAGGATCCCTTCCGACCAAAGCACAATGGCTGCCGGTATCCCATTTGCTTACAGCTTCAAGCTGTTCCGAGTATGTAGCGTCACTGACCCGAGAGCTGTCATACCCTTCAAGCATCCATACAGCTTCGATGTTTGCCAAACGGTATGCATTTTTGTCGGTAGTTCCAAGTCTTTATTCCATGTCGGTGTACAACAAGGAGTGGCATACAGCCTTGGAGGATACCTTCCTGGTACCGTCCAAAGACGGCAAGGGGCACTGGCTAGCGGGTTTGCATGTGACTAAGTCTCAGGTAAGCAGCTTACCTGAAGATCAGAGAGAAAGGAATAGGGATCAAGTGCTGAAACGGCTCTTTGCAGACCAAATTTCCGTTCTATGGCGCACGCTAGCCGAGGCTTCTCAAACACCGATCTCTATCTTATGGGAAAATGCGGCAGTCCGCCTGTATTCTCTGTATGAGCACAAAATTCATGCGGCATTGGATTGCGAGGGAAGGAAGAGGGCCGCGGATGACTTTCAATATATAGTCACTCATGCGCCTGCAGAGCTGTTTGGCGAATCGTACAATCCGTTTGCCAGATTCTATAGATTCACGGGAGAAGGTGACCATTCATCTAAGTACCGCACCCGAACAACGTGCTGCTTTTATTTCCAAGTATCGGCTGTGAACGAATACTGCCAAGCATGTCCCAAGTTGAAACGGCAGAGGAGGGGGACGTGA
- a CDS encoding LLM class flavin-dependent oxidoreductase, whose product MDPTHRQLHLNLFILSTGHHEASWRHPQAQPHKATSLDYYQKLAQTAERGKMDSIFLAEKYRLTKMIQYRVIPQLEAFTLLSAIAAVTDRIGLTATASTTYNEPYHIARKFASLDHISGGRAGWNIVTSTGDATARNFSREHHLEHEDRYAKGKEFVEVVKRLWNSWGEQSLVIDKQSGMYADSRYIHAAEFEGAYFSVKGALNIPRSPQTYPVLVQAGSSDSGKEFASQYAEVIFTAQYTAEDAMAFYSDVKRRMGKYGRAEDDLKIMPGFIPYVGDTAAEAKDKEQELNELAVSDYGLQCLSDTLQTNMFAYPLDGPVPLADLPSLEEIQGQKARFQLYADLAQREKLSIRELIIRTAGGRGHFTYAGTAVQIADEMERWMKLRAADGFNLMPPLLPCGLDDFVGKVVPELQNRGIYRTEYSGSTLRDHLGLNRQLLRV is encoded by the coding sequence ATGGATCCCACGCATCGGCAATTGCATCTTAATTTATTTATTTTAAGCACGGGACATCATGAAGCGTCTTGGCGGCATCCTCAGGCGCAGCCCCATAAGGCCACAAGTCTTGACTACTATCAAAAGCTGGCGCAGACAGCAGAGAGAGGGAAGATGGATTCCATCTTCCTCGCTGAGAAGTACCGTTTAACCAAAATGATTCAGTACCGTGTCATTCCCCAGCTTGAAGCTTTCACACTGCTTTCCGCGATCGCGGCAGTAACAGACCGGATCGGTCTGACGGCAACGGCTTCGACGACCTACAACGAGCCCTATCATATCGCCCGGAAGTTTGCTTCGCTGGATCACATCAGCGGCGGCCGTGCAGGCTGGAATATCGTGACTTCTACCGGAGACGCTACGGCGCGAAATTTCAGTAGGGAGCACCATTTGGAGCACGAAGACCGGTATGCAAAAGGTAAAGAATTCGTGGAAGTTGTTAAGCGTCTCTGGAATAGCTGGGGGGAACAATCGCTTGTGATTGACAAACAATCGGGTATGTATGCGGACTCGCGGTACATTCACGCCGCAGAGTTTGAAGGAGCTTATTTTTCAGTAAAAGGCGCCCTCAATATCCCTCGTTCACCTCAAACCTATCCGGTGTTGGTTCAAGCGGGCTCCTCGGATAGCGGCAAGGAGTTTGCCTCCCAGTATGCGGAAGTTATCTTCACTGCGCAGTATACTGCAGAGGATGCCATGGCGTTTTATTCCGATGTGAAGCGGCGCATGGGCAAGTATGGACGAGCAGAAGATGATTTGAAAATTATGCCCGGATTTATTCCTTATGTCGGCGATACGGCGGCGGAAGCCAAGGACAAGGAGCAGGAACTGAATGAACTAGCCGTTTCGGATTACGGGCTGCAGTGCTTGTCGGATACGCTGCAAACGAATATGTTTGCTTACCCGCTCGATGGCCCCGTGCCGCTCGCCGATCTTCCTAGTCTCGAAGAGATTCAAGGTCAGAAGGCGCGTTTTCAGCTATATGCGGATTTGGCGCAGCGGGAGAAGCTGTCGATCCGCGAGTTGATTATCCGCACTGCTGGAGGCCGGGGGCACTTCACCTATGCCGGAACAGCCGTCCAGATCGCTGATGAGATGGAGCGGTGGATGAAGCTTCGCGCGGCGGACGGCTTTAATCTGATGCCCCCTCTGCTGCCGTGCGGTTTGGATGATTTTGTGGGCAAAGTCGTTCCGGAGCTGCAGAATCGCGGCATCTATCGAACGGAATATAGCGGCAGCACGCTTAGGGATCATTTGGGATTGAACCGCCAGTTATTGCGAGTATAG